The DNA window CTTCCGGGAGGCATTCTCACATCGGCTGCAATCTCTCTTCCTCTTTTATTCGCAAGAAGGCCTGTAGGAAAGCTTCTGGCTTTACTTAAACTGGAGCAGCCGCAGACATTTCCCTTCATTATGCTCGGAGCCTTTCTCGGGACAACATTTCATATCTTTGTCGATTCAATCTTCCACGCCGACCTCATGCCCTTCTACCCGCTTGCGTATAATCCATTTTATAAACTGCTTACAAGTAACCAGGTGCATACAGTTTGTCTGGCTTCCTTCATACTTGCAGGCGTCATATACGGGATTAGGCTGGCGATTGAGAAAAATAAGAAGAACAATCTTAAAGCAACAAGAAGTTGAAATATCCTCATAACCCCAATATAATGCTTGTAAACGGATAAGGAGATTTTGTGGAGATAAAGTTTCAATCATTCCTGATAACGGTTTCCGATATCGCAAGATCACGAGATTTCTACGAAGGTCTCCTCAGTCAGAAGGTTTTGCTGGATCATGGTCGCGCCGTTGACTACGAAGGAGGACTATCGCTGATGGACGCGAATTATGCGTTCACTCTAATCCACTCCCGCGAACGGACGTCAAACGACAACCTGGGAAGCATCAATTCGGAAATCTACTTCGATACACCTGACCTTGAAGGAGTTTTTGATAAAATCAAAAATGCCGGTGTGGGGTTCGTCCACCCGGTCGTAGAACAGCCATGGGGGCAGCGGGTATTCCGGTTTCTTGACCCCGATGGTTACACGATTGAGATAGGCGAGCCGATGGAAGCCGTTATCGTGCGTCTCCTTAAAGAAGGCAAGTCCTATGAGGAGGTGGCTGAACGCACGTCGACGCCGATTGAAACTGTGAAGAGATTGAAATACTCACTCTAATGCTCCCGCGTACTTTCCCCCTTCCTTGACCGCCGACTAAAAATTCCTATAATAATTATATGAAATTAAAAACAAAGGAGACTAAGATGCCTAGAATAGTACACCTAGATATCGTCGCGGAGAATCCCGACAGGGCCATGAAGTTCTACAAAGAAGCGTTCGGATGGTCGTTCGACAAATGGAAGGGCGGCTCAATGGATTACTGGCTCTTCATGACGGGAAAGGAGGGCGAACCGGGCATAGACGGCGGCCTGGCAAAAGGTGATGTAAAAAAAGGGTCGACCGTGGGCACCCTAGAGGTTTCCTCGCTCGAAGAGTACATCAAGAAGGTCGAGCGCTCGGGCGGCAAGATTACTGTCCCGAAAGTGGCCGTTCCCGGCGTCGGCTGGATAGCGTACTTCGAGGATACGGAAGGTAACGAGTTTGGAATGCTAGAGCCCGACATGAGCGCAAAGTAAGTATAAAATCAGGGAAGTGGCCCTGACCTCCTTCTCTGAAAACATCAACAGATACTTCCCATAAGTTGACAATGGTATAAATCGGTCTAGAATTTTCTATAGGTAATATCTTTAAAAGAGCTGTCGGATTCAACGGATGAATTTAATAATGGACAACTAAAGAGGACGCTATGGGACAAGTGCACGTTATCAATGTAGTCCACACAGAGCACAACTGGTGGGACGACGGATACACAGGTCTGGATGAGGGAACAGCCCTGCTCCTCGAAAGATTTGCAAATTTAGGAGCCAGGCATGTAACCAGGATACCGATTACCTGGTGTCTTTACTTCGGGAACGGCGAGAAGGGTCCGGTAACAGGCACCGTAAATCCTGACATTATAGACGTCCGGAAAGAATTCTTCCGGGAAAGGTTCAAGCTTGGCGACGAGATAGGCATTCACACCCACGCCTCCGATCCGAAAGAGCAGCCCAGGTTCTTCAAGGCCAATGCGGAGAAGGTTGAATCCCACGGGTTTCCTTATCCTAAAACCCATGCTCCGGCATGGTTCTATCTCGACGGTTCCATATTCCGCGCGTTGGAAGCTGCGAGAATCGAGATCGACACCGGCGTCCTCGTGGGCTGCGGGGTCGTTAACCACCCTCGGGTGAAGGATTTGATGGTCCAGGATTCGTCCCGCAGGGATCGGGGAGACCATAGAGCATTCAGACCTTACCATCCCGACTACGAGAAAATCTGGGAACCAGGAACATCCCCCATCGTCGAGATTCCTGTCTTCCTCTCCTGCGAAGGTATCGGGGAGAACCCCGCTAGATTCATAGAAGCCTTTCGCAAGCTGTGGGAGCACCGCGATGAGGTGGCGGTTGATATAGTTCAGTTCTTCTGGCATCCGTTTGAATGTATGGAACAAAGAACCGGTGGAAGAATTAACCATAGCGTGATTGACGGGTGGTGCACCCTCTATTCGGAGATAGCCTCCTGGAACGACATTGTATTCAGCACCGCTTGCGATGCGGTGGTTGCATGGAAGTGGGAAAAGAAAAAAAATCCGTGACTTCCAGCCGCGTCAGCAGCTGACAACTCTATTGGAGGGGGGAGTATGTGGTCGTATTTCTATTTTTCTCTGGTTCTTACCCACCGGTATATCGAAAACCTCCTCCTGAAGCCTACTTTCTTATAGAACTGAAGCCCTGAGTTCATATGAGCTACCTCGGCTCCAAGCTCCCTGAGTCTCCTCAACCCTTCGAGCGTTACTTCCCTGCCCATGCCGAGCTGGATGGAACCCACCGGCTCAAGGGTACCTATCTTGTTGTACTCATCGTACCAGGCAATAGTGCACGCGACCCATTCGCCGTCCGGTCTCTCCACAACAATATCCAGTTCCTTGCGGTAATCGGGGGCCTTTTGGAGTTCCTCATACGAGAAGGCTGTAGGCCAGTCGTTCGGATCAGGATGCCTGAACGAAAGCCCAAATATCTTTCTTCGTTTTCCGACATCATTATTCTCAGCCATTGTAACGAACCGGTATCCATGGGGCAGGTCTGAGGCGGGTATGTTTTTCAGGTCGAACTCAGTGTAATCCATGCATGGTTTTTCATCCCTGATAAAACCTCTTGTCTGTGCCGCTTCGATGAGGGCATAATCATTCTCCGCCACATATATCCTGGTTGCGTTCCGGGAGTTATTGGTCGGGTTAGTCGGGTTTTTGCCAATGAAAGTTCCCTCAGCGTATTCTAACATCTCGGGTAGAAGATGCTCATAATCGGGATGGCGCTGCAGGAACGCCTGTCCGAATGCCGGATGCCAGGCTACGTACTCGTCGGGGCAGACAACTCCGGCAATATCTCCGCAATCTGTCTCCCACACACCTACGGAAGACTCCCATAATTGTATAGCCTGAATGCTCTTCTCCCCTGTTGTATCCGGGACCTTCTCCTCCGTCTCACCCAATCCCCAGGCGCCCAGCATGGGTGCGCAGAAGTACCGGGTATAGTTCCAGCGCACGATGTCCCAGTTGACCGGCTCGAAGAACTTCATGTAATTCTTGGAAAGAAAGTCCCTGATTAGCAAAAAAACGTCGGGGTCGTATTTGCGGAAACTAGTTTTAGGTTTCATGAAGTATACTACTGGCATGGTTGAAATTGTCAAGTACATATACGAAACTAGTTACAATCCTATTGATGATGATAAAAATTGTATGCACCAATCGATCCTTCATTACCCCATTCTTTATTGGAAAAGGCCTTAAGGATAATTCGCGCGTGCCCCGCAAAGGTGGGAAGGTCAACATTCTTGATTTGGCAGAGGTCGAGCCTGTCTCGCACTCGATAAACAGGTTCTTTAAGAAAAGGAAACCCGAACTCGTGAGGTTCCACAACAGTATAAAGTGCGAGGTTCTGTTCACAGGGCAGGATCTGAAGCACATCCCGAATGAATCAACTGTCTAGGGAATGAAAGTGCACGCGGCAGAACGAGACAAGCTCAAGACTTAATGATGTTTTCTTTATTCATAGAAAACAGAACATGTCTGACTCAAACAAGCAGGCTTGACAAATTTATATTTTAAGGTATACTTTAGTATACAAAAGGAGGAAACAATGTCGAAGCTAATATCAATCTGCGGTTTAAACTGCGCCGAATGCTC is part of the bacterium genome and encodes:
- a CDS encoding glyoxalase/bleomycin resistance/dioxygenase family protein, which produces MEIKFQSFLITVSDIARSRDFYEGLLSQKVLLDHGRAVDYEGGLSLMDANYAFTLIHSRERTSNDNLGSINSEIYFDTPDLEGVFDKIKNAGVGFVHPVVEQPWGQRVFRFLDPDGYTIEIGEPMEAVIVRLLKEGKSYEEVAERTSTPIETVKRLKYSL
- a CDS encoding VOC family protein — its product is MPRIVHLDIVAENPDRAMKFYKEAFGWSFDKWKGGSMDYWLFMTGKEGEPGIDGGLAKGDVKKGSTVGTLEVSSLEEYIKKVERSGGKITVPKVAVPGVGWIAYFEDTEGNEFGMLEPDMSAK